The Mesorhizobium loti genome includes a region encoding these proteins:
- a CDS encoding ABC transporter ATP-binding protein: MAEVVLENICKTYGNNFHAIDQLNLSVEDGEFLILVGPSGCGKSTALRMIAGLEDVTSGSLRIGGVDVVDMPPKDRDIAMVFQSYALYPHMTVFENIGFSMRLAGKSKAERKKRVDEIAKTLQLTSLLESKPANLSGGQRQRVAMGRAMVREPAAFLMDEPLSNLDAKLRVQMRAEITSLQKQLGVTTIYVTHDQTEAMTMGDRVAVLKGGVLQQVDTPKRLYESPVNAFVAGFIGSPSMNLFEATLTGDELMSGALAIRLQDAAFVRRPGLRSYAGRKVVFGIRPEDLYDSSLESGRKYQTIPAKVTSIEELGSEQIVHLDIDAVRVDSGDPDAVQDFGLASNAVAKFEPVSTVRSGSEIRLALDDAKLHFFDPETHLAI, from the coding sequence ATGGCAGAAGTCGTTCTTGAGAATATCTGCAAGACATACGGGAACAATTTTCACGCAATCGACCAATTGAACCTGTCGGTCGAGGACGGCGAGTTCTTGATTCTCGTCGGGCCTTCCGGCTGTGGCAAATCCACCGCGTTGCGGATGATCGCGGGATTGGAGGACGTCACCAGCGGCAGCCTTCGGATCGGCGGCGTCGACGTCGTCGACATGCCGCCCAAGGACCGCGACATCGCGATGGTCTTCCAGAGCTACGCCCTCTACCCGCATATGACGGTGTTCGAAAACATCGGCTTTTCGATGCGGCTGGCAGGCAAGTCGAAGGCCGAGCGCAAGAAGCGCGTGGATGAGATCGCCAAAACCCTTCAACTGACGTCTCTGCTGGAGAGCAAGCCCGCGAATCTTTCAGGCGGACAGCGTCAAAGGGTTGCCATGGGCCGCGCCATGGTGCGCGAGCCGGCAGCCTTTCTCATGGACGAACCCCTTTCCAATCTGGACGCGAAACTGCGTGTTCAAATGCGCGCCGAAATCACCAGCCTGCAAAAGCAGCTCGGCGTCACGACCATATATGTGACCCACGACCAAACCGAAGCCATGACGATGGGCGACAGGGTCGCGGTGTTGAAAGGCGGCGTGCTGCAGCAGGTCGACACACCCAAGAGGCTCTATGAATCGCCGGTGAACGCCTTCGTTGCCGGCTTCATCGGGTCTCCTTCTATGAACCTTTTCGAGGCGACCCTGACGGGTGACGAACTGATGTCCGGCGCCTTAGCCATCCGGCTGCAGGATGCAGCCTTCGTGCGCAGGCCGGGCTTGAGGTCGTATGCGGGGCGCAAGGTCGTGTTCGGGATACGACCGGAGGATCTCTATGACAGCAGCCTCGAATCCGGCCGCAAGTATCAGACGATACCGGCAAAGGTGACCTCGATCGAAGAACTTGGATCCGAACAAATCGTCCATCTCGACATCGACGCGGTCCGAGTGGACTCCGGCGACCCGGACGCAGTGCAGGATTTCGGCCTGGCGTCGAACGCGGTGGCGAAATTCGAACCGGTCAGCACAGTTCGCTCCGGCTCGGAAATCCGGTTGGCCCTGGATGACGCCAAGCTCCATTTCTTCGATCCCGAGACGCATCTGGCGATCTGA
- a CDS encoding permease, producing MPAVPSILGFGAIAIDDIVYVDQPLSAGKGKVLQSARAFGGNVATALAAVARLGGSAGFVGWLGNAADDAVLCDLIESGVETAFAPRHAHARPVRSRITVGSDGERFIAYDDDAMLGTTPDFSDEVLNRATVLIVDSYAIRSMDVVARASDLGLAILGDIEWSSGPDTERLIGLCDHLILPLGFARTATGYRSPAEMLDALWSPSRSAVVLTDGGRGVYYRGRDETGLWHLPPHRVAVVDSTGAGDCFHGAYAHALTRGANTAGRVAFAAAAAALSITGRGGREALPTDDQVTELLASTNAPSAVELKYARLDTGT from the coding sequence ATGCCCGCCGTCCCTTCAATCCTCGGCTTCGGCGCTATTGCGATCGACGACATCGTCTATGTCGATCAGCCGTTGTCGGCGGGCAAGGGGAAGGTTCTGCAAAGTGCCCGAGCTTTCGGGGGAAATGTCGCGACGGCGCTTGCCGCCGTCGCGCGGCTCGGCGGAAGCGCCGGGTTCGTCGGATGGCTGGGCAATGCCGCGGACGACGCCGTGCTGTGCGATCTCATTGAGAGCGGTGTTGAAACCGCGTTCGCGCCACGCCACGCCCACGCACGCCCGGTGCGCTCACGCATCACCGTCGGCTCGGACGGAGAGCGGTTCATCGCATATGACGACGACGCGATGCTGGGCACCACGCCGGATTTCTCAGACGAGGTCCTCAACCGGGCGACCGTTCTGATCGTCGATAGTTACGCGATCCGGTCGATGGATGTCGTGGCTCGGGCTAGCGATCTCGGCCTTGCGATCCTCGGCGATATCGAATGGAGCAGCGGCCCAGACACGGAGCGGCTGATCGGGCTCTGCGACCACCTCATTCTTCCGCTCGGCTTTGCGCGGACCGCTACGGGCTACCGATCGCCCGCCGAGATGCTCGATGCATTGTGGTCGCCGTCGCGGTCCGCCGTGGTTCTGACCGATGGCGGCAGGGGCGTGTACTATCGCGGACGCGATGAGACAGGGCTCTGGCACCTGCCTCCGCACCGGGTTGCCGTCGTCGACTCGACCGGCGCCGGTGACTGCTTTCACGGCGCCTATGCCCATGCATTGACGCGCGGTGCCAACACCGCAGGCCGGGTCGCATTCGCGGCCGCCGCGGCGGCCCTTTCGATAACGGGGCGGGGCGGGCGCGAGGCGCTTCCGACCGACGACCAGGTCACGGAACTCCTGGCATCGACGAACGCGCCGTCGGCAGTCGAACTCAAATATGCGCGGCTCGATACCGGAACATAG
- a CDS encoding aldolase encodes MSLGTKVRLARLFSHPSGNLFGGAVDHFVGYGDVRKGGLADLPGALARVMVGKPDYVSIQPGTARHLWPQYAGKASLVIQAGCFTPDDRISELIATPEDAVRAGADALAVAIPVRGATEGKYIRWLTDSVNAAARYGMPVVAHIYPRDFTDGAKIVFTPDEIAYAARIGYESGVDVIKIGYTGDFESFQETVRTCPVPVVIAGGPKTDTLLGALQQTADAIRAGARGAVVGRNLWGHGDPEKAAIAFRGVIHDGLSAQDALAKAGA; translated from the coding sequence ATGAGCCTCGGAACCAAGGTGCGCCTGGCGCGCCTCTTCTCACATCCATCGGGGAATCTTTTTGGCGGCGCGGTCGACCACTTTGTCGGCTATGGCGACGTGCGCAAAGGAGGTCTTGCCGACCTGCCGGGCGCGCTTGCACGCGTCATGGTAGGCAAACCCGACTATGTCAGCATCCAGCCTGGCACCGCGCGTCATCTGTGGCCGCAATACGCGGGCAAGGCTTCCCTGGTGATCCAGGCCGGCTGCTTCACCCCAGACGATCGCATCAGTGAACTGATTGCAACGCCCGAGGATGCGGTGCGCGCTGGCGCCGATGCGTTGGCCGTGGCCATTCCGGTGCGCGGCGCGACCGAGGGCAAATACATACGCTGGCTGACCGATTCGGTGAATGCGGCGGCCCGTTACGGCATGCCGGTGGTGGCGCATATCTACCCTCGCGATTTCACCGACGGGGCAAAAATCGTCTTCACCCCCGACGAGATCGCCTATGCGGCACGCATCGGCTACGAGTCCGGCGTCGACGTGATCAAGATCGGTTACACGGGCGATTTCGAGTCGTTTCAAGAGACCGTTCGGACCTGCCCGGTGCCGGTTGTGATCGCCGGTGGTCCGAAGACCGACACGCTGCTCGGCGCCCTTCAGCAAACGGCGGACGCCATCCGTGCCGGCGCGCGTGGTGCCGTGGTGGGCCGCAATCTCTGGGGGCATGGCGATCCGGAAAAGGCAGCGATTGCCTTTCGGGGCGTCATCCATGACGGCCTTTCGGCGCAAGACGCCCTGGCGAAGGCGGGGGCCTGA
- a CDS encoding DeoR/GlpR transcriptional regulator, with translation MLSEQRRQSILGEVQRSGQVRIKDLSDDFGVSEVTVRSDLEILDRKGLLTKTRGGAVTRTTDSTTAAFARRMQTNLDAKKRIARAAVELFEDNQSVIFDGGSTLMQVAMLLPPLSNVVVAATAMNIVQHLMHRPGLDVHMIGGRVYPDTVSTLITDADTALGGLVAHQVFVGAHAIDSSLDVVDVNEDMARTKRNLVRMARRVVLLADSSKWGVSGTSKAFSLSSVDVVITDDGLSGPIRSQLDRTGAKVIYA, from the coding sequence ATGTTGTCAGAGCAGAGACGCCAATCGATCCTGGGTGAAGTGCAACGCAGCGGACAGGTTCGCATCAAGGACCTGTCAGACGATTTTGGCGTGTCGGAAGTCACGGTGCGCTCCGACCTCGAGATACTGGACCGCAAGGGACTGCTGACCAAGACCCGTGGAGGCGCGGTGACCCGGACCACGGATTCGACCACGGCCGCGTTCGCCCGGCGAATGCAAACAAACCTCGATGCAAAGAAACGCATCGCCCGGGCAGCGGTAGAACTGTTCGAGGACAACCAATCGGTCATCTTCGACGGCGGCTCGACATTGATGCAGGTTGCCATGCTGTTACCGCCGCTCAGCAATGTCGTGGTCGCGGCCACGGCGATGAATATCGTGCAGCATCTGATGCATCGGCCCGGGCTCGACGTTCACATGATCGGTGGCCGGGTCTATCCAGACACGGTGAGCACGCTGATCACCGATGCCGACACGGCTCTCGGCGGCTTGGTAGCGCATCAGGTCTTTGTTGGAGCGCATGCGATTGACTCGTCACTGGATGTGGTCGACGTGAACGAAGACATGGCGCGAACGAAGCGAAACCTCGTGCGCATGGCCCGGCGCGTTGTCCTCCTTGCGGATTCGAGCAAATGGGGCGTCAGCGGGACCTCCAAGGCCTTTTCGCTGTCGAGCGTCGATGTTGTGATCACCGACGATGGCCTGTCCGGCCCGATACGCAGCCAGCTTGATAGGACCGGGGCCAAGGTGATCTATGCCTGA
- a CDS encoding Gfo/Idh/MocA family oxidoreductase — protein MHGISTTKLGIGVIGCGNISMTYLRNAALFGGIELRACADISADMAAVRAKEYGIRALGVDALLADPEIDLVLNLTIPAAHFDISFAALSAGKHVFTEKPLATSAADGRRLVDEARSRGLLLGSAPDTFLGAAGRRARRLMDDGAIGRPVTGTAFMMGRGMEHWHPNPQFYYQPGGGPVFDMGPYYLTTLVNLLGPVERVMAMATRGQEERLITADGPFKNTTFKVGTPTNVLSLLEFRSGATVTFGASWDVFRHSNHPIELHGTEGSLRLPDPDTFGGTVSLSERGTEWKDFASEGELYGARNWPYAAPDRANYRMLGVADLVRSLQTGNTPRASGSLALHVLEIMEAILRSGETQGSVAIAGDVVQPALLTEEEASDLLA, from the coding sequence ATGCACGGGATATCAACGACCAAACTCGGAATCGGCGTCATCGGATGCGGCAATATCTCGATGACCTATCTGCGCAATGCCGCCCTCTTCGGCGGCATCGAATTGCGCGCCTGCGCCGACATCTCGGCCGACATGGCGGCGGTGCGGGCCAAGGAATATGGCATTCGGGCACTCGGCGTCGATGCGCTGCTGGCCGACCCCGAGATCGATCTTGTCCTCAACCTGACCATTCCGGCGGCGCATTTCGACATTTCGTTTGCCGCGCTTTCGGCCGGCAAGCACGTCTTCACCGAAAAGCCGCTCGCCACTTCGGCCGCCGACGGACGGCGCCTGGTCGACGAGGCGCGGTCGCGCGGCCTGCTGCTCGGCTCGGCGCCCGACACCTTCCTCGGTGCCGCTGGACGCCGCGCCCGCCGGCTGATGGACGACGGCGCCATCGGCCGCCCGGTCACCGGCACCGCCTTCATGATGGGGCGCGGCATGGAGCATTGGCATCCCAACCCGCAATTCTACTACCAGCCGGGCGGCGGGCCGGTGTTCGACATGGGGCCATATTATCTGACCACGCTGGTCAACCTGCTCGGCCCGGTCGAGCGGGTGATGGCGATGGCGACACGCGGCCAGGAGGAAAGGCTGATCACCGCCGACGGGCCATTCAAGAACACCACATTCAAGGTCGGCACGCCGACCAACGTTTTGTCGCTGCTCGAGTTCCGCTCCGGCGCGACCGTCACCTTCGGCGCCTCGTGGGATGTCTTTCGCCACTCCAACCACCCGATCGAACTGCACGGCACCGAGGGCTCGCTGCGCCTGCCCGACCCCGACACGTTCGGCGGCACCGTGTCACTGTCCGAACGCGGCACCGAGTGGAAGGATTTTGCCAGCGAGGGCGAGCTCTACGGCGCCCGCAACTGGCCTTATGCGGCACCCGATCGCGCGAACTACCGCATGCTCGGCGTCGCCGATCTGGTGCGCTCGCTTCAAACCGGCAACACGCCACGCGCCTCCGGCAGCCTCGCGCTGCATGTGCTGGAGATCATGGAGGCGATCCTGCGCTCCGGTGAAACACAGGGCTCAGTCGCCATCGCGGGCGATGTCGTCCAGCCGGCCCTGCTGACCGAGGAAGAGGCAAGCGACCTGCTGGCCTGA
- a CDS encoding alpha/beta hydrolase has protein sequence MIMTLDPDALRVLEIGRAAGGEPFETGSVATARAAYNASFPTLQGDHEPVATTLEQQIDGPNGPITLRIHRGIGAPQSGAPALLYLHGGGWVIGNLDSHDEICRLMANLGGAVIVCPDYRLAPEHKFPAGLGDCVATLRFMAENAADLGIDKARIGVAGDSAGGNLAAVLALLARDGLAPSLAAQILIYPNTDARQTSDSYRRFGDGFGLTATTMSWFRDHYVRTSDDILDWRVSPLLAPDLAGVPPAFVALAGCDILADEGAAYAARLQAAGVPVILRQWPGQIHGFVSMGRHIPAAWQAVAEAVAAWRHFERGR, from the coding sequence ATGATCATGACGCTCGATCCGGATGCGCTGCGCGTCCTCGAAATCGGTCGTGCAGCCGGCGGTGAGCCGTTCGAGACAGGCAGCGTGGCGACGGCGCGCGCCGCCTACAACGCCTCGTTCCCGACGCTACAGGGCGATCACGAGCCGGTCGCAACGACCTTGGAACAGCAGATAGACGGGCCGAACGGCCCCATCACTTTGCGCATCCATCGCGGCATCGGCGCACCACAAAGCGGGGCTCCGGCGCTGCTCTATCTGCATGGTGGCGGCTGGGTCATCGGCAATCTCGATTCGCATGACGAGATCTGCCGCCTGATGGCCAATCTCGGCGGCGCCGTCATTGTCTGCCCCGACTACCGCCTGGCGCCGGAACACAAATTTCCCGCCGGGCTCGGGGATTGCGTGGCAACCCTTCGTTTCATGGCCGAGAATGCGGCCGATCTCGGCATCGACAAGGCGCGCATCGGCGTGGCCGGCGACAGTGCCGGCGGCAATCTCGCCGCCGTGCTGGCGCTGCTCGCCCGCGACGGGCTGGCACCATCGCTTGCCGCGCAGATCCTGATCTATCCCAACACCGATGCGCGGCAGACATCGGACAGCTACCGGCGTTTCGGCGACGGCTTCGGCCTCACCGCGACCACCATGTCGTGGTTCCGCGACCACTATGTGCGAACGTCCGACGACATTCTGGACTGGCGCGTCTCGCCCTTGCTGGCGCCTGATCTTGCCGGCGTCCCGCCGGCTTTTGTCGCGCTGGCCGGCTGCGACATCCTCGCCGACGAAGGAGCAGCCTATGCAGCGCGCCTGCAGGCCGCGGGCGTGCCTGTGATCTTGCGGCAGTGGCCGGGCCAGATCCATGGCTTCGTCTCGATGGGACGCCATATTCCCGCTGCCTGGCAAGCCGTGGCCGAGGCGGTGGCTGCCTGGCGCCACTTCGAGAGGGGTCGCTGA